A genome region from Deinococcus sp. KNUC1210 includes the following:
- a CDS encoding ABC transporter permease — protein sequence MTTAPVSASSRPARRPSNLVPMLVVAAVVLLLYWPLMLWANVGPAARSLASGADLGCPTALACATQLHNPVLPAPGQFLEGLKTLSLPPTADTSVPYNAVVTGGETLLGLGLACVVGLVLAVLLVLSRSFERATLPWLVASQTVPIVAIAPMLAVLLGQWGVQGFIPKALIAAFIAFFPIAVGVSRGLRSPDALQLDLLRTYNATPVQVFTRLRFPASLPYLFTALKVAATAALVGSIVAEISTISFSGLGKMLAENSRASDTIALWVIMLYGALLGVVLVGLVGLLERLVTPWRAAR from the coding sequence ATGACCACTGCACCCGTTTCGGCGTCCAGTCGCCCGGCCCGCCGTCCGTCGAACCTCGTGCCGATGCTGGTGGTGGCGGCGGTGGTGCTGCTGCTCTACTGGCCGCTGATGCTGTGGGCCAACGTCGGTCCGGCGGCGCGGTCACTGGCGAGCGGTGCCGATCTGGGCTGCCCCACCGCACTGGCCTGCGCGACCCAGCTGCACAATCCGGTGTTGCCCGCACCAGGGCAATTTCTGGAGGGTCTGAAAACCCTGAGTCTGCCTCCCACCGCCGACACGAGTGTGCCGTATAACGCCGTGGTGACGGGCGGCGAAACCCTGCTGGGGCTGGGGCTGGCCTGCGTGGTCGGGCTGGTGCTGGCGGTGCTGCTGGTGCTCAGCCGCAGTTTCGAGCGGGCGACCCTGCCGTGGCTGGTGGCCTCGCAGACGGTGCCGATTGTCGCCATCGCGCCGATGCTGGCGGTACTGCTGGGGCAGTGGGGCGTGCAGGGCTTTATTCCCAAAGCGCTGATCGCCGCCTTCATCGCCTTCTTTCCCATCGCGGTGGGTGTGAGCCGGGGGCTGCGGAGTCCAGACGCGCTGCAACTCGACCTGCTGCGTACCTACAACGCCACGCCCGTGCAGGTCTTCACGCGGCTGCGCTTTCCGGCGAGCCTGCCGTACCTGTTCACGGCGCTGAAGGTGGCGGCGACAGCAGCGCTCGTGGGCAGCATCGTGGCCGAGATCAGCACCATCAGTTTTTCGGGCCTGGGCAAGATGTTGGCCGAGAATTCGCGGGCCAGCGACACCATCGCGCTGTGGGTCATCATGCTCTACGGAGCGCTGCTGGGCGTGGTGCTGGTCGGGCTGGTCGGGCTGCTCGAAAGGCTGGTGACGCCGTGGCGAGCCGCACGATGA
- a CDS encoding ABC transporter permease: MASRTMTLGQTVPRRSTGPALLGAGLLGLLLLAVLLSRQNASIVALPWVIGVVLCLLLSALGIRSLASGEGRAARLLPAACTLLAAVLAAEALLRANAVPAGLIPTPSKVLEALWNARVVLLQDTLYTFLLEALLGFVVGTLAGLLLSLLVVRFSFLERGLLPYAALFSSIPIVALAPVVVKATTLDWPSKLLVVAITVLFPVVVNTVRGLQSALPLHLDLMRTYAATPAQTFREVRVPTALPFVFNALKIGSTLALISAIVAEFFGTDGHGLGFRIQIEVGRFNLDIVWAAIVLASIVGIAFFGAINALERRFVGTGREV, from the coding sequence GTGGCGAGCCGCACGATGACGCTGGGTCAGACCGTTCCCCGCCGCAGCACCGGCCCCGCACTGCTGGGAGCGGGTCTGCTGGGGCTGCTGCTGCTGGCCGTGCTGCTGTCGCGGCAGAACGCTTCTATCGTGGCGCTGCCCTGGGTGATCGGTGTGGTGCTGTGCCTGCTCCTGAGTGCGCTGGGGATTCGTTCGCTGGCCTCGGGCGAAGGTCGGGCTGCCCGCCTTCTGCCTGCCGCCTGTACGCTGCTGGCGGCGGTGCTGGCGGCAGAAGCGCTGCTGCGGGCCAACGCGGTTCCGGCGGGCCTGATTCCCACGCCCAGCAAGGTGCTGGAGGCGCTGTGGAATGCCCGCGTGGTGCTGCTTCAGGACACGCTCTATACCTTTCTGCTCGAAGCGCTGCTGGGGTTCGTGGTCGGCACGCTGGCCGGGCTGCTCCTCTCGCTGCTGGTGGTGCGCTTTTCCTTTCTGGAACGTGGTCTGTTGCCCTATGCGGCGCTGTTTTCCAGCATTCCCATCGTGGCGCTGGCTCCGGTGGTGGTCAAGGCCACCACATTGGACTGGCCGAGCAAGCTGTTGGTGGTCGCCATCACGGTGCTGTTTCCGGTGGTGGTCAATACCGTGCGTGGGCTGCAATCGGCCCTTCCGCTGCACCTCGATCTGATGCGGACCTACGCGGCCACCCCCGCACAGACCTTCCGCGAGGTGCGCGTGCCCACGGCGCTCCCCTTCGTCTTCAATGCCCTCAAGATCGGCAGCACCCTGGCGCTCATCTCGGCCATCGTCGCGGAGTTCTTCGGCACCGACGGGCACGGGCTGGGTTTCCGTATTCAGATCGAAGTGGGCAGGTTCAACCTCGATATCGTCTGGGCGGCCATCGTGCTGGCGAGCATCGTCGGGATCGCCTTCTTCGGGGCCATCAACGCGCTCGAACGCCGCTTCGTAGGAACGGGGCGGGAAGTGTGA
- a CDS encoding DUF3060 domain-containing protein, whose amino-acid sequence MAALLGTLLGGAFLSLSSAQVVTMTLPGMGQMMNGTDGQRTLTCTNDAVTLSGNNNQLTLKGSCTQVVVNGNKNVVKVGTVGQIVVHGNQNTVLWSKSLKGTVPMIKQSGTGNKVSRK is encoded by the coding sequence ATGGCTGCACTGCTGGGAACCCTGCTGGGTGGCGCTTTTCTGAGTCTGAGCAGCGCTCAGGTCGTGACCATGACCCTGCCCGGCATGGGGCAGATGATGAACGGCACCGACGGCCAGCGCACCCTGACCTGTACCAACGACGCCGTGACTCTGAGCGGCAACAATAACCAACTGACGCTGAAGGGGTCATGCACGCAGGTGGTCGTGAACGGCAACAAGAATGTCGTGAAGGTGGGGACGGTGGGGCAGATCGTGGTTCACGGCAATCAGAACACCGTCCTGTGGAGCAAGTCGCTGAAGGGCACCGTCCCGATGATCAAGCAGTCGGGCACCGGCAACAAGGTCAGCAGGAAATAA
- a CDS encoding ABC transporter substrate-binding protein, whose protein sequence is MKKFAPLTALLAAALLASSAGAQQLVKVKLQLKWFPQAQFAGFFEAQAKGYFKAEGLDVQLLPIGDQSPIQTVATGAADFGTTWITDLLTARQQGIPVVHIAQIFQKSGYTLVALKSSNLTKPEDFKGKRVGVWPSGNEYPAVALLKKYGLTTSLDSTVANPSVQAVTYPFDPSIVFPDKVDLVSAMTYNEVDQIVGLGYSLDKLQIFHASDYGINLLEDLMFTSQKVLDDKNFKGSGLSGREVAARLVRASIKGWNYAVRNQAEAVGTVLVNCGNTCKGSGTRSSAAGHQTWQMAEVAKLYNAGPTLKGMAGYLDPAVYKANVALLRSLGILKSDPAAGAVDYGVWQMATGKKVK, encoded by the coding sequence ATGAAGAAATTCGCCCCACTGACCGCCCTGCTCGCCGCCGCCCTGCTCGCTTCCAGCGCAGGTGCCCAGCAACTCGTGAAGGTGAAACTCCAGCTCAAGTGGTTTCCGCAGGCGCAGTTCGCGGGCTTCTTCGAGGCGCAGGCGAAGGGGTACTTCAAGGCCGAGGGGCTGGATGTCCAGCTGCTGCCCATCGGAGATCAGTCGCCCATCCAGACGGTCGCGACAGGGGCCGCCGACTTCGGCACCACCTGGATCACCGATCTGCTCACGGCGCGGCAGCAGGGCATTCCGGTGGTGCACATCGCCCAGATCTTCCAGAAGAGCGGCTATACGCTGGTGGCCCTGAAAAGCAGCAACCTGACGAAGCCGGAAGACTTCAAGGGCAAGCGCGTGGGTGTGTGGCCCAGCGGCAACGAATACCCCGCCGTGGCCCTCCTGAAGAAGTACGGTCTGACCACCAGCCTCGATTCCACCGTCGCCAACCCCAGCGTGCAGGCGGTAACGTACCCCTTCGACCCCAGCATCGTCTTTCCCGATAAGGTCGATCTGGTGTCGGCCATGACCTACAACGAGGTCGATCAGATCGTGGGGCTGGGCTACAGCCTCGACAAGCTCCAGATTTTCCACGCGTCCGACTACGGCATCAATCTGCTGGAAGACCTGATGTTCACGTCGCAGAAGGTGCTGGACGACAAGAACTTCAAGGGCAGCGGCCTGAGCGGGCGCGAGGTAGCCGCACGGTTGGTGCGGGCGAGCATCAAGGGCTGGAACTACGCGGTTCGGAACCAGGCCGAGGCTGTCGGCACGGTGCTGGTCAACTGCGGCAACACCTGCAAAGGCAGCGGCACCAGAAGCAGCGCCGCCGGGCACCAGACCTGGCAGATGGCCGAAGTCGCCAAGCTGTACAACGCTGGCCCCACCCTGAAAGGCATGGCAGGCTATCTCGATCCCGCCGTGTACAAGGCAAACGTGGCGCTGCTGAGGAGCCTGGGCATTCTAAAATCCGATCCGGCGGCGGGTGCGGTGGATTACGGCGTTTGGCAGATGGCTACGGGGAAGAAGGTCAAGTGA